Proteins encoded within one genomic window of Hevea brasiliensis isolate MT/VB/25A 57/8 chromosome 8, ASM3005281v1, whole genome shotgun sequence:
- the LOC110656469 gene encoding protein EARLY RESPONSIVE TO DEHYDRATION 15: MDVISHRSSLNPNAPLFVPLAYRAVEDFSDQWWSLVHSSPWFRDYWLQECFHDPQFDPVINDICDLDSLFFDAGDDTCTHKQEEEEEENEHSRDLVSFGVMKWQVGRAQLVQAPRHAEKAPKIVTVKMSPRLIQQPR; this comes from the exons ATGGATGTAATCTCTCACAGATCATCACTGAATCCCAATGCTCCATTGTTCGTCCCTCTGGCGTATCGCGCAGTTGAGGACTTCTCTGACCAGTGGTGGAGCCTCGTCCACTCCTCCCCTTGGTTCCGCGACTACTGGCTCCAAGAATGCTTCCACGATCCCCAATTTGACCCTGTCATCAACGATATTTGCGACCTCGACTCTCTCTTCTTCGACGCCGGCGATGATACTTGTACCCACAAAC aggaggaggaggaggaggagaatgAGCATAGCAGGGATTTGGTATCATTTGGGGTGATGAAATGGCAAGTGGGTCGAGCTCAGCTTGTTCAGGCACCGAGGCATGCGGAGAAGGCACCCAAGATTGTGACTGTGAAAATGAGTCCACGGTTGATTCAGCAACCGAGGTAG
- the LOC131182389 gene encoding heavy metal-associated isoprenylated plant protein 36-like, whose amino-acid sequence MTNVVELKVGLHCDECIKKILKAVKKIQDIETYNVDIELNKVIVTGNVTTEEVIKAIQKSGKTATTWEGDQTNS is encoded by the exons ATGACTAAT GTGGTGGAACTGAAAGTAGGTTTACATTGTGATGAATGCATTAAGAAAATCTTGAAGGCTGTCAAGAAAATTCAAG ATATTGAAACATATAATGTGGACATTGAGCTCAACAAGGTCATAGTGACTGGCAATGTTACAACAGAAGAAGTCATCAAAGCCATCCAAAAGAGCGGCAAGACAGCAACCACTTGGGAAGGAGATCAAACAAATTCCTAA
- the LOC110656467 gene encoding staphylococcal-like nuclease CAN2 isoform X1, with product MGNALRLLYGHCCKPTTTGDSESLGPHGVSAATVSVSALAQDLFNFDITSQVPQGLSEHVVSSKKAQANWYRKLSDAWKEAKPPPRTPEEAARLVIQTLKRHQTADVEGLLAFYGLPLPHTLVPLSTGVPTSLPEGVKFELQTLPVDAKAVPDGDTISVYVSTADPRESSCVPRDVQMAAVQRSKARADRNYERADALHKKIIDSGYRVIKVQNEEILARKYRIRLRGIDAPESSMPYGKEAQEELVKLIQGKCLRIFVYEEDRYGRSVGDVYCNGIFAQEVMLKKGLAWHYTAYDQRFELATWEKEARAKRVGLWASSNPEKPWEWRKDRREGR from the exons ATGGGGAATGCCCTGAGGTTACTCTATGGACATTGTTGCAAGCCCACTACAACAGGGGACTCGGAATCATTGGGACCCCACGGCGTGTCTGCGGCCACCGTCAGTGTTTCAGCTCTTGCCCAAGATTTGTTTAACTTTGATATCACCTCCCAG GTCCCCCAAGGGCTCAGTGAACATGTGGTCTCTTCCAAGAAAGCTCAAGCTAACTG GTATAGAAAGCTGTCAGATGCATGGAAAGAAGCAAAACCTCCACCAAGGACACCAGAAGAAGCTGCTAGACTTGTTATTCAGACCTTGAAAAGACATCAAACGGCAGATGTTGAG GGATTACTGGCTTTTTATGGTCTCCCACTTCCTCATACTCTTGTTCCACTTTCTACTGGGGTGCCAACATCATTACCCGAGGGGGTCAAGTTTGAGTTGCAGACTCTACCA GTGGATGCAAAAGCTGTGCCTGATGGAGACACAATATCTGTCTACGTTAGCACTGCTGATCCTAGGGAGTCGTCCTGCGTTCCGAGGGATGTTCAAATGGCAGCTGTTCAAAGATCAAAGGCGCGTGCAGATAGGAATTATGAGAGAGCAGACGCACTCCACAAGAAAATTATTGACTCTGGATATAG GGTAATTAAGGTTCAAAATGAGGAGATTCTTGCTCGAAAATATCGCATTCGACTAAG GGGAATAGATGCACCAGAGAGTTCAATGCCGTATGGAAAAGAGGCACAGGAGGAGCTAGTTAAGCTTATCCAGGGGAAGTGTCTAAGAATCTTTGTTTATGAGGAAGATCGTTATGGCCGTAGCGTTGGTGATGTATATTGCAACGGCATATTTGCACAG GAAGTAATGCTAAAGAAGGGGCTTGCATGGCATTATACTGCTTATGACCAACGATTCGAACTGGCAACG TGGGAGAAAGAGGCTCGAGCAAAACGTGTAGGCTTATGGGCTTCATCGAATCCTGAGAAgccatgggaatggaggaagGACAGAAGAGAAGGCAGATGA
- the LOC110656467 gene encoding staphylococcal-like nuclease CAN2 isoform X2: MGNALRLLYGHCCKPTTTGDSESLGPHGVSAATVSVSALAQDLFNFDITSQVPQGLSEHVVSSKKAQANWYRKLSDAWKEAKPPPRTPEEAARLVIQTLKRHQTADVEVDAKAVPDGDTISVYVSTADPRESSCVPRDVQMAAVQRSKARADRNYERADALHKKIIDSGYRVIKVQNEEILARKYRIRLRGIDAPESSMPYGKEAQEELVKLIQGKCLRIFVYEEDRYGRSVGDVYCNGIFAQEVMLKKGLAWHYTAYDQRFELATWEKEARAKRVGLWASSNPEKPWEWRKDRREGR; the protein is encoded by the exons ATGGGGAATGCCCTGAGGTTACTCTATGGACATTGTTGCAAGCCCACTACAACAGGGGACTCGGAATCATTGGGACCCCACGGCGTGTCTGCGGCCACCGTCAGTGTTTCAGCTCTTGCCCAAGATTTGTTTAACTTTGATATCACCTCCCAG GTCCCCCAAGGGCTCAGTGAACATGTGGTCTCTTCCAAGAAAGCTCAAGCTAACTG GTATAGAAAGCTGTCAGATGCATGGAAAGAAGCAAAACCTCCACCAAGGACACCAGAAGAAGCTGCTAGACTTGTTATTCAGACCTTGAAAAGACATCAAACGGCAGATGTTGAG GTGGATGCAAAAGCTGTGCCTGATGGAGACACAATATCTGTCTACGTTAGCACTGCTGATCCTAGGGAGTCGTCCTGCGTTCCGAGGGATGTTCAAATGGCAGCTGTTCAAAGATCAAAGGCGCGTGCAGATAGGAATTATGAGAGAGCAGACGCACTCCACAAGAAAATTATTGACTCTGGATATAG GGTAATTAAGGTTCAAAATGAGGAGATTCTTGCTCGAAAATATCGCATTCGACTAAG GGGAATAGATGCACCAGAGAGTTCAATGCCGTATGGAAAAGAGGCACAGGAGGAGCTAGTTAAGCTTATCCAGGGGAAGTGTCTAAGAATCTTTGTTTATGAGGAAGATCGTTATGGCCGTAGCGTTGGTGATGTATATTGCAACGGCATATTTGCACAG GAAGTAATGCTAAAGAAGGGGCTTGCATGGCATTATACTGCTTATGACCAACGATTCGAACTGGCAACG TGGGAGAAAGAGGCTCGAGCAAAACGTGTAGGCTTATGGGCTTCATCGAATCCTGAGAAgccatgggaatggaggaagGACAGAAGAGAAGGCAGATGA
- the LOC131182390 gene encoding uncharacterized protein LOC131182390: MGKSLPFTGKLQELTKIASSHQPKRSKVAPLIPLRPRQVRVDSQPLKVKKMEDSSLCLDGLNGVPLSQVVSLCAKRWFQDTLREANAGDIAMQVLVGQMYYSGYGVQKNAQKGCEWINRASKSRASVWKVSDKHPGYNASDSDSDEAKREANNSR, translated from the exons ATGGGGAAATCTCTTCCTTTCACAGGGAAACTCCAAGAACTCACCAAAATAGCCTCTTCCCACCAACCTAAACGCTCAAAAGTAGCGCCTTTAATTCCCCTTAGGCCCAGACAGGTCCGAGTTGACTCCCAGCCACTCAAGGTAAAGAAGATGGAGGATAGCTCGCTCTGTCTTGATGGCCTGAATGGTGTGCCGCTTTCCCAGGTAGTCTCCTTGTGCGCAAAACGGTGGTTTCAAGACACACTTAGGGAGGCCAATGCTGGTGATATTGCCATGCAGGTCCTTGTGGGTCAGATGTATTACAGTGGATATGGTGTTCAGAAAAATGCCCAAAAG GGCTGTGAGTGGATTAACAGAGCTTCAAAGAGTCGGGCGTCAGTGTGGAAAGTGAGTGATAAACATCCAG GTTATAATGCAAGTGACTCAGATTCAGATGAAGCAAAGCGGGAGGCAAATAATAGCAGATAG
- the LOC131182558 gene encoding protein LURP-one-related 14-like produces the protein MDLSGGWTFGVPSISVLGDGYCFPYPKELIVKKKIKKLSNAQFEVFDQTGNLLLQVDGGVWNLKMKRILRDPAGIPILTLCGKALTFWHKWKAHGGENTNENNILFSVKQSHPLQIKKELHVFLANFKKKIPDFHVTGSYTSLSFKVFKGHRLLAEVKHNFTLESFCKGKEKYRVKVYPEVDFAFIVALLVILDENDTP, from the exons ATGGATCTCTCTGGAGGATGGACTTTTGGTGTTCCTTCTATTAGTGTTCTTGGGGATGGCTATTGCTTCCCTTATCCTAAGGAGTTGATTGTGAAGAAGAAGATTAAAAAGCTATCTAATGCACAATTTGAAGTTTTTGATCAGACTGGAAATCTTCTCCTCCAAGTAGATGGTGGAGTCTGGAATTTGAAGATGAAAAGAATTTTGCGCGATCCTGCAGGCATTCCTATTCTCACACTGTGTGGAAAG GCACTTACATTTTGGCATAAATGGAAGGCTCATGGAGGTGAAAatacaaatgaaaataatatCCTCTTCAGTGTAAAACAATCTCATCCTCTTCAAATTAAAAAAGAGCTTCATGTTTTCTTGGcaaatttcaagaaaaaaatcCCTGATTTCCATGTTACTGGATCTTACACTTCTTTGTCCTTCAAAGTTTTCAAAGGCCATCGGCTTCTTGCAGAG GTAAAGCATAACTTCACATTGGAAAGCTTCTgcaagggaaaggaaaaatacaGAGTTAAAGTATATCCAGAGGTGGATTTTGCATTTATTGTGGCATTGTTAGTAATTCTTGATGAGAATGACACCCCTTAA
- the LOC110656466 gene encoding wound-induced protein 1, translating into MMRLLTGTDTVSSGKVGKSSTGFEFNPEVIRAFGSIVIAEGCDSSRAISWVHAWTVTDGIITQVREYFNTSLTVTRLGNQDQSEPSDYSSPSSSSSSSAEITPVHCPFVWESSLSNRVGKSVPGLVLAI; encoded by the coding sequence ATGATGCGCCTTCTCACTGGTACTGACACCGTATCATCAGGAAAAGTTGGAAAAAGCTCCACTGGTTTTGAGTTCAACCCGGAGGTCATCAGGGCCTTTGGATCGATCGTGATTGCTGAAGGCTGCGATTCTAGCCGCGCCATTTCTTGGGTTCACGCTTGGACCGTCACGGATGGGATAATTACCCAGGTGCGAGAGTACTTCAATACTTCTCTTACTGTTACTCGTCTTGGAAACCAAGATCAATCAGAGCCTTCTGATTATTCATCTCCGTCTTCATCGTCATCTTCATCGGCGGAGATAACTCCCGTGCATTGCCCGTTCGTTTGGGAGAGCAGTCTCTCCAATCGGGTCGGGAAGTCAGTGCCGGGTTTGGTGTTGGCAATTTAG